One part of the Vicia villosa cultivar HV-30 ecotype Madison, WI linkage group LG6, Vvil1.0, whole genome shotgun sequence genome encodes these proteins:
- the LOC131609787 gene encoding receptor-like kinase TMK4, translating to MKTYPKRFVLYYFLIIGITVIIAEKDDDYIYMSKLLKALTPTPIGWSNNTHFCKWNGIVCRSNRVVSIKLPSSSLHGTLPSSLDTLTNLIHIDLHNNSLIGPLPFMSGLVALQTVSLSYNNFTFIPEFYFMGMPALQTLNLSNNLNLLPWLFPKELSESPLMHTLDLEATNILGSLPSQMFDWFPSLYTLVLSHNNIQGALPTSLGKSGVRYLKLDNQLNGFEDTIDMLSSMKFLSQAWLHNNAFKGQIPNLSNCTHLFDLQLHSNLFAGVVPPSLLALSSLTTISLDDNLLQGPIPVFHKGVKATWKGNHFCRSDVGPCDPQNATLLEIFKALEYSVYPSNKGNDFCSDEELFTCRKGKIVGINFGNLQLVGTISLAFSNLTNLVILTLAGNSLTGSIPYSLTTLPHLQLLDVSNNNLPGQIPKFPSIITLIIKGNVLLGRNTSVSLEGGSSKTALRPGWIAGMNGRASLFSIGIVILIVVISFKCKWCPAFIQRWIFKKIKKSTDHNVEDFIQSYNLSVPIKQYRYAEVKRMTNSFRDKLGQGGYGIVYKAILPDGRHVARKVINETKGNGEDFINEVASISRTSHVNIVALLGFCYENKRALIYEFMPRGSLDTFIFKRGFSDVICNLDWKTLYQIAIGIARGLEYLHQGCTSRILHLDIKPQNILLDENFCPKISDFGLAKICQENDSIVSLLGTRGTIGYIAPEVFSRTYGGVSHKSDVYSYGMLILEMIGGRKNYDTGGSSTSDMCFPDWIYKDLEQGNNFVKCLENSEEENDMVRMITMVSLWCIQTNPSDRPSMNKVIEMLQGSLQALPFPPRPYLYTPEIPSSQQFYLTSSYLLETNSSTLLKIVNSNKSGKEKNEE from the exons ATGAAGACCTATCCCAAACGATTTGTTTTGTACTACTTTCTCATAATTGGGATTACAGTTATTATTGCAGAAAAAGATGATGATTACATTTACATGTCCAAACTTTTGAAAGCACTTACCCCAACACCTATAGGATGGTCTAACAACACTCACTTCTGCAAATGGAACGGCATCGTCTGTCGATCTAATCGAGTTGTTTCCATTAAACTCCCATCAAGCTCACTCCATGGGACACTCCCTTCTAGTCTCGACACTCTCACTAATCTCATCCATATTGATCTTCACAACAATTCACTCATCGGTCCTTTGCCTTTTATGTCTGGTCTCGTCGCACTACAAACTGTGTCCCTTAGTTACAATAACTTCACCTTTATCCCAGAATTTTACTTTATGGGAATGCCAGCTCTACAAACACTAAACCTTAGCAATAACTTGAATCTCTTGCCATGGTTATTCCCCAAGGAATTAAGTGAATCCCCGTTGATGCACACGCTCGATCTTGAAGCTACAAATATCTTAGGCTCTTTGCCATCTCAAATGTTCGATTGGTTTCCAAGTTTGTATACTCTTGTTCTTTCTCATAACAACATTCAAGGAGCTCTTCCCACGTCTCTTGGGAAATCCGGTGTAAGGTATTTAAAGCTCGACAATCAGCTGAATGGGTTCGAGGATACAATTGATATGTTATCATCTATGAAGTTTTTGTCTCAAGCATGGCTTCACAACAACGCCTTCAAGGGCCAAATTCCAAACTTGTCTAATTGCACTCATTTGTTCGATCTTCAACTTCATTCGAATCTCTTTGCTGGTGTAGTTCCACCTTCGCTGCTTGCTCTCTCTTCATTGACCACCATCTCTTTAGATGATAATTTACTTCAAGGGCCTATTCCTGTGTTTCACAAGGGTGTTAAGGCAACATGGAAAGGAAATCATTTTTGTAGAAGCGATGTTGGACCTTGTGATCCCCAAAATGCGACTTTGCTTGAAATTTTTAAAGCTCTTGAGTATTCTGTTTATCCGTCAAATAAAGGGAATGATTTTTGTTCAGACGAGGAATTGTTTACGTGTCGAAAAGGAAAGATTGTGGGTATTAATTTTGGGAATCTACAATTAGTAGGAACTATCTCTCTAGCGTTTTCCAATTTAACAAATTTAGTGATCTTGACTCTTGCTGGCAATAGTTTAACTGGGTCAATACCATATAGTCTTACAACTTTGCCTCATCTTCAGCTTCTTGATGTGTCCAATAATAATCTGCCTGGACAAATTCCCAAATTTCCATCCATTATTACGTTAATTATAAAAGGAAATGTTTTGCTTGGGCGAAATACGTCTGTTTCCCTTGAAGGAGGCTCATCTAAAACAGCACTTAGACCCGGTTGGATTGCAGGTATGAAT GGGCGGGCCTCTTTGTTTAGTATTGGCATTGTAATACTTATTGTGGTGATTTCTTTTAAATGCAAGTGGTGTCCTGCTTTTATACAGAGGTGGATCttcaagaaaattaaaaaatctaCTGACCATAATGTGGAAGATTTCATACAAAGTTATAATTTGTCAGTGCCAATTAAGCAATATAGATATGCTGAAGTGAAAAGAATGACAAATTCATTCCGAGATAAGTTAGGTCAAGGAGGATATGGCATTGTTTACAAGGCAATCTTACCTGATGGTCGTCACGTGGCAAGGAAAGTAATAAACGAAACAAAGGGAAATGGAGAAGATTTTATAAATGAAGTTGCTAGTATTAGTAGAACGTCACATGTGAACATCGTCGCACTTTTGGGTTTTTGTTATGAGAACAAAAGAGCACTAATATATGAATTTATGCCCAGAGGATCATTGGATACATTCATCTTTAAAAGGGGATTTTCTGATGTTATTTGTAATTTGGATTGGAAAACATTGTACCAAATTGCAATTGGCATTGCTCGAGGACTAGAATACTTGCATCAAGGATGTACTTCAAGGATTCTACATCTTGATATCAAACCTCAAAACATTCTTTTGGATGAAAATTTTTGCCCAAAAATCTCTGATTTTGGACTAGCGAAAATATGTCAGGAGAATGATAGTATTGTGTCTTTACTTGGCACAAGAGGTACTATAGGGTACATAGCACCAGAAGTATTTAGTCGAACATATGGTGGAGTTTCTCACAAGTCAGATGTATACAGCTACGGTATGTTAATTCTTGAAATGATTGGAGGAAGAAAAAATTATGATACTGGAGGATCATCTACTTCTGATATGTGTTTTCCAGATTGGATTTATAAGGATCTTGAGCAAGGTAATAACTTTGTAAAATGCTTAGAAAACTCAGAGGAAGAAAATGACATGGTAAGAATGATTACCATGGTTAGTCTATGGTGCATTCAAACGAATCCGTCAGATAGACCATCGATGAATAAAGTAATAGAAATGCTACAAGGATCACTTCAGGCATTGCCATTTCCTCCAAGGCCTTACTTATATACTCCTGAAATTCCATCATCACAACAGTTTTACCTGACTTCGAGTTATTTGTTAGAGACAAATTCATCAACCTTGTTGAAGATTGTAAATTCAAATAAGTCCGGCAAGGAAAAAAATGAAGAATGA